One window from the genome of Parasteatoda tepidariorum isolate YZ-2023 chromosome 8, CAS_Ptep_4.0, whole genome shotgun sequence encodes:
- the LOC107450520 gene encoding serine-rich adhesin for platelets yields the protein MARCCPRACGRLAAAAVFISVGIVQVIAAIVLLKSKYAYLLFGPNILSALCNITVGILLGIASTVWKRINKNSNKHSNRRKFLASLVGSILLLNSTTATMLIIGESNSLLAINLENLGVKDEILAYAYSASVCSPIVCVVISIAFLTGICFRQKPKTIKTLDFRNILNANDDQLYDWVYTSDLPKPDPEILKSALSSSSESTSSESESDSSADLPVPLHLRSRSSLSDIKNSKHGSLKSGSLQFSAGRSSAEPVSPDFLKTRLIPRLKHTSLIKTPVRSYDESINSCGNPDSSNRPMVAYKSECKPGTPVRIWSPSVLEKSTYSPNLQFNSSLTQCPTKAKLTFSPMSQGTTARRLQMIKRAKGESMDEQSTSLQSSMENSDLPDPALGVIDLSSKRSIYSPNPHSEIRRTSTTDHTKVLRELENLDNSAIHVDAAVTDFKEIYMDETLPDVNDKDKSASSSRLTDSGFEEKNCSFRSGGDLSIIVRNSNFRKKLSSRLVPASGPVISDSCKLYKTANRKSIRNGRMKPYSKSKNSYDKYLQTGFSSFKVKGQVDEVDTTMHTSKMSPMTSISEKPTEEEDSFSPSTSAHTSGYMSAASYEESEDEGHSISRPSPAQKLMAEEIRERYRKRKERVTFEIDGDR from the exons atggcGAGGTGTTGTCCTAGAGCGTGCGGGCGTTTGGCCGCTGCAGCAGTCTTCATATCTGTTGGAATTGTACAAGTAATAGCTGCTATCGTTCTCTTGAAATCAAAGTATGCCTATTTGCTGTTTGGGCCCAATATTTTGTCTGCCTTATGt AACATAACAGTTGGTATACTTCTTGGAATAGCGTCAACTGTCTGGAagagaataaacaaaaattcaaacaagCATTCGAATCGt aggAAGTTCCTAGCAAGTTTGGTGGGCTCGATATTATTGCTAAACTCAACAACCGCCACGATGCTGATTATTGGTGAAAGCAATAGTCTCCTAGCCATTAACCTGGAAAACCTTGGAGTCAAAGATGAAATTCTTGCTTATG CCTATTCTGCGTCTGTGTGTTCACCTATTGTTTGCGTAGTTATTTCAATTGCTTTCTTAACTGGGATTTGTTTCCGACAAAAacccaaaactataaaaacattgGACTTCAGAAAT attttaaatgcaAACGACGACCAGTTATACGATTGGGTTTATACATCAGACCTCCCTAAACCAGATCCAGAAATATTGAAATCTGCACTTTCCTCGTCTTCTGAATCAACATCGAGTGAAAGCGAGTCGGACAGCTCTGCAGATCTTCCAGTTCCCTTGCACCTGCGATCTCGTTCTTCACTAAgcgatattaaaaattcaaaacatggCTCTCTCAAGAGTGGCTCTCTCCAATTTAGCGCTGGCAGAAGTTCAGCGGAACCTGTTTCTcctgattttcttaaaactagaCTTATTCCTCGCCTGAAACACACATCCCTGATTAAAACTCCAGTACGCTCGTACGATGAATCCATTAACTCCTGTGGAAATCCAGATTCCAGTAACAGACCAATGGTAGCCTACAAAAGCGAATGTAAGCCAGGCACACCAGTCAGAATATGGTCTCCTAGCGTCTTGGAAAAATCTACCTATTCGCCAAACTTACAATTTAATTCTAGTTTGACTCAGTGTCCCACCAAAGCCAAACTTACGTTTTCACCTATGAGTCAAGGTACTACAGCAAGACGAttacaaatgataaaaagaGCCAAAGGTGAAAGCATGGATGAACAATCAACTAGTCTCCAATCGTCCATGGAAAACTCTGACCTTCCAGATCCAGCTCTTGGAGTGATAGATTTATCTTCCAAAAGAAGTATTTATTCTCCAAATCCTCATTCAGAAATTCGTCGAACATCTACTACTGACCACACAAAAGTTCTCCGAGAATTAGAAAACCTTGACAACTCTGCTATTCACGTTGACGCTGCAGTTACTGACTTCAAGGAAATCTACATGGATGAAACTTTGCCTGATGTGAATGACAAAGATAAGTCAGCTTCGTCAAGCCGTTTAACGGACAGCGGGTTTGAAGAAAAGAACTGCAGTTTCCGTTCTGGAGGGGATTTGTcaataattgttagaaattctaattttcgtAAGAAATTATCTTCAAGACTGGTTCCAGCTTCTGGACCAGTTATATCGGATAGCTGCAAACTTTATAAAACAGCCAATAGAAAATCTATTAGGAATGGCAGAATGAAGCCTTactcaaaatcaaaaaatagcTATGACAAGTATCTACAAACGGGGTTTTCTTCTTTTAAGGTTAAAGGACAAGTAGACGAA GTGGATACGACAATGCATACCTCAAAAATGTCTCCAATGACGTCGATATCCGAAAAACCCACGGAAGAAGAGGATTCTTTTTCGCCTTCTACATCCGCCCACACTTCCGGATACATGTCTGCTGCATCCTATGAAGAGAGCGAAGATGAGGGACACTCTATTTCAAGACCATCGCCAGCTCAGAAACTGATGGCTGAAGAAATACGAGAAAGATaccgaaaaagaaaagaaagagtgACCTTCGAAATAGATGGTGACAG atGA